caaaacgtgccatgttaaattaaatatttacgtAGGTCCGCGGCATAACAAACCACACACACACCATAATTCACGTACATACATTTTCTAATTACAAAACTTAGTTTCGGAGATAAAGTTTTTGTTTCTAATTATCAAGttgtatgtttaatttttactttaatcttttttttcttatttatttttgtaattaatatatcaaaattatattgtaGTCCTTCAatgttttttataattattttttgatatttatttaaatataatcaaaataaattaaaaaaaatgtttaaaaaaaatgtactaGCATAAAATAAAGTGTAAAGGTCATTATTCAATTCTCAATGGCGTTTTAGTGATTTCGACAAATTCAAGAGTCCTTTCTTTTGANATTATTCAatgttttttataaatattttttgatatttatttaaatataatcaaaataaattataaaaaatgtttaaaaaaaatgtactaGCATAAAATAAAGTGTAAAGGTCATTATTCAATTCTCAATGGCGTTTTAGTGATTTCGACAAATTCAAGAGTCCTTTCTTTTGATGATAATTGTTAGAGAATATTTCATCCCTGACACTGAACCTCGCTCCCGTCTCTGTTGTCGCATTATTTCTGAGTCTCTCTGCTAAACACACTTGGGACAGTGCAAAAAATCGATTTCAAAGAGATGAGTTTGGAACTTTTTCGAGGGCTTCAGTTGGTGGGTTTcgtttcatttttttgtttttttttttttttaatttttttattttcttctcgTTCAGCTGCAGAGATTTTGGAGGGTTTAATGCGGGTGTTTGATGTATAATCTGTCTGACGGTTAAGTGAAATTTATTGGGTAGGAGATAGATCTTCAAGTTCCAGAGGTTGGATTTCTCAACTGTACTATGTTTTCACTTCTTGCTTGGTTTTCTTGCAATTCATTTGCTGCTGTTGCTAATTATCTTGAGACATACTGTTTTCTTGACACTGTTGGGAGTATAACTGCCAAGAATTTGCAGAAGCTAGAGACCGAAATTTTCATTCGAAATAGGCGAGAACCAGGATTTTGATTTTGGCAGGAGGAAAAACATTATTATGAttagttttcaaaatttaagttgaaaaaaaatatggtGGAGGGATTTGAAAGTTACGGTTTCTTGATAAATTAAAAGTGAGGTGTTGTAGTCTACTCCAATTATTCGACTCTTTTTCCGGAAGTGGATGACAAGTCGTATCTATTACCTTGACCCAATGTTTTGCGTGTGTCGTGGTTGATCCTGATTAGACGTTAGaattatattgatttttcaGAATAACCTAATAACTTTCTCTGTAAATAGTGCATATTTGATTACATGACTGCTGTGGTCAATCAGACATCGAGAAGAGGAGagaaatgatttaaaaaaatgaaaattagcGACCTCTCTCTACCTCTCTATTTGTTAGTTGGCTTCAAGGGAAGATTTTTTGTGTTTAGCTCTTTCCAATGATAAAAGAAGTCCGGTTGCATGTTCTGTTGTGGTTATTGGTTTTGAATTAAACCAATTTTacgtacaatttttttttaaaaaaatcaagttaGCATATTTTGTTGTTGATCATATTGTTTTGTTGGCAATCCAGTTATATGCAGGCGAAGGAAGCTTGAAAGCACTTGTTTTCGATCATCAGCCAGTTTTGGTTGTTAAACAAAGTACCTTTTCGATGCAAGATTTTGAACCTCGTAGGATCAAATCTAACAGTTCCAATGCTCCATGTCATCAACCTGTTCGGTATCTAGAGTCCTCTTACTCTCTTCCACTGACTTTTCAATCTTTGGACCACCACTCGAGCTACAATAATAATGCTCATAACAATAAATATAGCCATTCCTCCATTCAGAATTCTAAATACTGGTATAGCACACTCGAGTCATCCTCATTAAGTGTCAAAAAAGACCCTACTATGTTCAATTCCCCAAGCGAAATTTCTTTGCCCCACCAAGAATCTAAATCATACCTTCGGCACTCTCCTGAAACTAATTATGGCTCACCTTCCAGTGTTTCTTGCATTACTGAAGATGCGAATAACTTTAGGAACAAGTTGAAAGAGCTTGAGACTGTGATGTTTGGACCAGATATTGAGACTTATGATGATTATATGTTGTTGGGCAGCATGGCTTCAGCAGATATTCTCGATAGCCTGAGACAAATGACGGAGACCATACCTAAGAAGGACTTGAAGCAGCTACTCATTGCCTGTGCAAAAGCGATATCAAATAATGATTTACTAACGGCACAATGGCTCGTGTCGGAGTTACGTCAGCTGGTATCAGTTTCTGGTGAACCAATGCAGCGTTTAGGAGCCTACGTGTTAGAAGGGCTTGTGGCGAAGCTGAGTTCTTCTGGAAGTTCCATTTACAAATCTTTGATATGCAAAGAACCTGCTAGTTTCGAACTACTATCTTATATGCACATACTTTTTGAAATTTGCCCTTACTTCAAATTCGGATACATGTCAGCTAATGGTGCCATTGCAGAAGCCATGAAAAATGAGGATAGGATTCACATTATTGATTTTCAGATCTGTCAAGGGAGCCAATGGATTTCTCTCATCCGGGCTTTTGCATCCCGGCCAAGAGGGCCACCTCATATTCGAATAACGGGTATTGACGATTTGACTTCCGCATATGCTCGTGGGGGAGGACTAAACATAGTGGGAAGGAGGCTATCCAAGCTAGCCAAGACATTCAAAGTTCCTTTCGAATTCCACGGTGCAGCCATATCTGACTGTGACGTTAACCTCGAAAATCTTGGAATCCGTCCCAATGAGGCCTTAGCGGTTAACTTTGCTTTCATGTTACACCGAATGCCAGACGAAAGCGTCAACACGGAAAACCATCGAGACCGAATCCTGAGGATGGTGAAAGGCTTGAATCCACAGGTGGTGACACTAGTTGAGCAAGAATTCAACACGAACACTGCTGCATTTTACCCTCGATTTCTAGAAGCATTGGGTTACTACACTGCTATGTTCGAATCAATCGATGCAACTCTTCCAAGGGAACATAAAGCACGAATCAACGTGGAGCAACATTGTTTGGCTAGAGATGTAGTTAATATTATGGCATGCGAGGGAACAGAAAGGGTTGAAAGGCACGAACTTCTAGGAAAGTGGCGATCCCGGTTCAGTATGGCTGGTTTTAGTCCGTATCCTTTGAATTCTCTGGTAAATGCTACGATCAAAACATTGCTTCAAAACTACTGCAATAAGTATAGGCTTGAAGAAAGGGATGGAGCTCTGTATCTTGGTTGGATGGACAGAGATTTGATAGCTTCTTGTGCCTGGAAGTGAAAGCTCTGTGGCCAGCCATTGTGATTTTGTTTTCTTCCCCcgccccaaaaaaaaaaaaggagtgCCACTCGATTCGCGGATGGATTCAGAACGGGGTTCGAAAGACAACCCTTGCTgtattaaaaaattacaaaaatatatgttatctttccttttctttcaCAGCAAATCATACCCTGTTTTCCCATATCAAATATGTTTTACATGCACAAGTCACGCTGCACAGTAATTCCTCTTGTTTTTTCTGTGTTGTTGCCACTGCCACGCCAAGTCATTCCATGTTTTCTATAAAACTTATGGAGGAAAGAGCTTTCGGTGTTTGTGTACGTATTTCGAAATGGTGCTTGAATACAAGTTTGAAACGTTGATGTAAAATAAAATCAGACGTTTATCGAAAAGGATAATGATTTATGGAATTCTTACAAGATTTTTTAACCATGTTATGGTAACATTCCGTATAGTAGAATTTTCATGGGAAGCCGCAAATCAAAATGATACCTAAATGAACGGCCCTTAAATTAAGTACTTGGGAAGTCGGAATGATCATCCTAggcaatatttaaaataattaaactaaaaaaatatgttttaaacgAGGGCCAAAGTCGTGAAATTATCAAACCAAATGAAAAAAACGTCAAAAGTTCGTAGAGTGTTATGAAAGAATGTCGTGATCGGTTACACAAGCAATGCCAAAGCTTAAATACAATGCTACATCTATACTATTATT
This window of the Primulina huaijiensis isolate GDHJ02 unplaced genomic scaffold, ASM1229523v2 scaffold20025, whole genome shotgun sequence genome carries:
- the LOC140966114 gene encoding scarecrow-like protein 21 codes for the protein MQDFEPRRIKSNSSNAPCHQPVRYLESSYSLPLTFQSLDHHSSYNNNAHNNKYSHSSIQNSKYWYSTLESSSLSVKKDPTMFNSPSEISLPHQESKSYLRHSPETNYGSPSSVSCITEDANNFRNKLKELETVMFGPDIETYDDYMLLGSMASADILDSLRQMTETIPKKDLKQLLIACAKAISNNDLLTAQWLVSELRQLVSVSGEPMQRLGAYVLEGLVAKLSSSGSSIYKSLICKEPASFELLSYMHILFEICPYFKFGYMSANGAIAEAMKNEDRIHIIDFQICQGSQWISLIRAFASRPRGPPHIRITGIDDLTSAYARGGGLNIVGRRLSKLAKTFKVPFEFHGAAISDCDVNLENLGIRPNEALAVNFAFMLHRMPDESVNTENHRDRILRMVKGLNPQVVTLVEQEFNTNTAAFYPRFLEALGYYTAMFESIDATLPREHKARINVEQHCLARDVVNIMACEGTERVERHELLGKWRSRFSMAGFSPYPLNSLVNATIKTLLQNYCNKYRLEERDGALYLGWMDRDLIASCAWK